A genomic stretch from Moraxella nasicaprae includes:
- a CDS encoding tRNA-(ms[2]io[6]A)-hydroxylase: MNQASDILPEDDLKVITTNARAKTDISHIHEFLGCQTSTKWLEVAKKNLPLLMQDHANCEKKAAGTAMNLIFRYEFHRDLQESLAQLVREEMLHYEQVITLMKERGIDWFHLPAGRYAKGLLKHKRTFEPAAMVDVLIIGAFIEARSCERFSALAEVIDDEKLARYYKYLLKSESRHYEDYIRLARSICDEDIDARVAFFREVEKELIDSPDDELRFHSGVPTFS; encoded by the coding sequence ATGAATCAAGCCAGCGATATTTTGCCAGAAGACGACCTAAAAGTCATCACCACCAATGCTCGTGCCAAGACCGACATTAGTCATATCCATGAGTTTTTGGGCTGTCAAACCTCAACCAAATGGCTGGAAGTTGCCAAAAAGAACCTACCCCTACTCATGCAAGACCACGCTAACTGTGAGAAAAAAGCGGCTGGCACAGCAATGAACCTGATTTTTCGCTATGAATTTCATCGAGATTTGCAAGAAAGTTTGGCACAGCTGGTGCGTGAAGAAATGTTACACTACGAGCAAGTCATTACTTTGATGAAAGAGCGAGGCATTGATTGGTTCCATTTGCCAGCAGGTCGATATGCCAAAGGATTATTAAAACACAAACGCACCTTTGAGCCTGCGGCAATGGTTGATGTACTGATTATTGGTGCATTCATTGAAGCTCGCTCATGCGAACGCTTTTCGGCATTGGCAGAAGTGATTGATGACGAAAAACTGGCACGATATTATAAATATTTATTAAAATCAGAAAGTCGTCATTATGAAGACTATATCCGTTTGGCTCGCTCGATTTGTGACGAGGACATCGATGCACGAGTGGCGTTTTTTCGTGAAGTTGAAAAAGAACTGATTGACAGTCCTGATGATGAATTACGATTCCATAGTGGTGTACCAACATTTAGCTAA
- a CDS encoding FxsA family protein, translating to MGAVVGIALIWFIIEMLLWYLIAQFVSGWYVFFWFIVAAVIGIGMIKKAAGTLNPMAQQVKAMQNGVIPNPANQPAERTITKSVALGIAGILLLLPGVLTDLIAAVLMLPMVQTKLTNAAKNYALKNQDKMMQMMARQMGGGSPFGGQNPFGQGSPFGGSPFGKSSFGGTTVDGDATTVNKNIKRINSANDE from the coding sequence ATGGGTGCTGTTGTTGGCATTGCTTTAATTTGGTTCATCATCGAGATGCTTCTTTGGTATCTGATTGCCCAGTTTGTCAGTGGCTGGTATGTATTTTTTTGGTTTATTGTGGCGGCGGTCATTGGTATTGGCATGATTAAAAAAGCCGCTGGTACGCTCAATCCAATGGCACAGCAAGTCAAGGCAATGCAAAATGGTGTGATTCCCAATCCTGCCAATCAGCCAGCTGAACGCACCATCACCAAATCTGTGGCATTAGGCATTGCAGGCATTTTACTGCTACTGCCTGGTGTTTTGACCGACCTTATTGCTGCGGTGCTAATGTTGCCTATGGTACAAACCAAACTGACCAATGCCGCCAAAAATTATGCCTTAAAAAATCAAGATAAGATGATGCAAATGATGGCACGACAAATGGGCGGTGGCAGTCCATTTGGTGGTCAAAATCCGTTTGGGCAAGGCTCGCCATTTGGTGGTTCGCCATTTGGAAAAAGCTCATTTGGCGGTACAACGGTTGATGGCGATGCCACTACGGTTAATAAAAACATCAAACGCATTAACTCAGCCAATGATGAATAA
- the ribA gene encoding GTP cyclohydrolase II, whose amino-acid sequence MYQFITKANLPTMHGEFEIHIFENEDKQEHVLLTKGLPNHDNDTIPLIRIHSECLTGDAFGSLKCDCGPQLNAAMQAINAHGCGAILYLRQEGRGIGLTNKIRAYALQDQGHDTLEANLLLGLPADARTYEMCEVMLKSVGIKQARLLTNNPNKVKGLTDMGIDIIERVPLIVGVNPHNQDYLNVKGQKMSHHISQQDLDH is encoded by the coding sequence TTGTACCAATTCATCACCAAAGCCAACCTGCCTACCATGCATGGCGAATTTGAAATTCATATTTTTGAAAACGAAGACAAACAAGAACATGTTTTATTAACCAAAGGTTTGCCAAATCACGACAACGACACCATACCGCTGATTCGCATTCACTCTGAATGCCTAACTGGCGATGCCTTTGGCTCATTAAAATGCGATTGCGGCCCTCAGCTGAATGCTGCCATGCAAGCCATCAATGCTCATGGCTGTGGGGCGATACTGTATCTACGCCAAGAAGGTCGTGGCATTGGATTGACCAATAAAATTCGTGCCTACGCTCTACAAGACCAAGGGCATGACACCCTAGAAGCCAATCTGCTGCTTGGACTGCCAGCCGATGCTCGCACTTATGAAATGTGCGAAGTGATGCTAAAATCGGTCGGTATCAAACAAGCTCGCCTTTTGACAAATAATCCCAATAAAGTCAAAGGTCTGACCGACATGGGCATTGACATCATCGAACGAGTGCCACTCATCGTTGGTGTCAATCCACACAATCAAGACTACCTAAATGTCAAAGGTCAAAAGATGAGCCATCACATCAGCCAGCAGGATTTAGACCATTAA
- a CDS encoding wax ester/triacylglycerol synthase family O-acyltransferase, with amino-acid sequence MRRLTLADYLFFALDRAKQPMHLAGVCFFELPTNAPDDFVKHLLKDIDDARLPNFPFDQKRHQWIFWQNIEEFNPQEHCHYHRLHTGDDLELMTLISSLHGEKLNKNNPLWSLHLIDNLNPNPQNQARRFVLYLKMHHALVDGVAALRLFQRSLSSSPDDKNDLPPWAKIVKKRKASFAKHRLPLSQLLKSQWQGIAPVARQLVQDVKDYWHKDTRFISSLTAPKSILNQRISDQRFFGLYTAQKQRFVQIAQRFGVSTNDAILAVCGDALRRYLTEQGHLPSQSLIAFVPISLRTNDTSFGNQISFVPANLGTYHQDAQTRLQQVHQSMEYNKNKLAQFGFGESLSYLAVNYLWAGINLASGIYPQKQAFNLVISNVPGDDEPLYLNGAKLTAMYPASVLFDGQALNISFCNYQNTLDFGIIACPIALPNIETLPTHLEQALVHYEQLS; translated from the coding sequence GTGAGGCGTTTGACTCTGGCTGATTATCTATTTTTTGCTCTTGACCGTGCAAAACAGCCCATGCATTTGGCGGGTGTTTGTTTTTTTGAATTACCAACCAATGCCCCTGATGATTTTGTTAAACATCTACTCAAAGACATTGACGATGCTCGCCTGCCCAATTTTCCTTTTGACCAAAAACGCCATCAATGGATTTTTTGGCAAAATATCGAAGAATTTAACCCCCAAGAACATTGCCATTATCATCGCTTGCACACGGGTGATGATTTGGAACTGATGACACTTATCTCATCTTTACATGGCGAAAAACTCAATAAAAACAATCCATTATGGTCGCTACACCTGATTGATAATCTTAATCCCAATCCCCAAAATCAGGCTCGCCGATTCGTACTGTACCTAAAAATGCATCATGCTTTGGTTGATGGTGTGGCAGCCTTGCGTCTATTTCAACGCTCATTGTCATCATCGCCTGATGATAAAAATGACTTACCTCCTTGGGCAAAAATCGTCAAAAAACGCAAAGCCAGTTTTGCCAAACATCGCCTACCTTTGAGTCAATTGCTCAAAAGCCAATGGCAAGGCATCGCTCCTGTGGCTCGTCAGCTGGTGCAAGATGTCAAAGATTATTGGCACAAAGACACTCGTTTTATCAGTAGTCTGACCGCCCCTAAAAGCATACTCAATCAACGCATCAGCGACCAAAGATTTTTTGGATTATATACCGCCCAAAAGCAACGATTTGTTCAAATCGCTCAGCGATTTGGTGTCAGCACCAATGACGCTATTTTGGCAGTATGTGGCGATGCACTACGCCGCTATCTGACCGAACAGGGTCATTTGCCAAGCCAATCATTGATTGCTTTTGTGCCAATCTCACTTCGCACCAACGACACCAGTTTTGGCAATCAGATTTCTTTTGTGCCTGCCAATCTAGGGACATATCATCAAGATGCTCAAACTCGCCTGCAACAAGTCCATCAAAGCATGGAATACAACAAAAATAAACTTGCTCAGTTTGGTTTTGGTGAGTCGCTAAGCTATTTAGCAGTCAATTATCTATGGGCAGGCATCAATCTGGCATCGGGCATCTACCCACAAAAACAAGCCTTTAATCTGGTGATTTCCAATGTGCCAGGTGATGATGAGCCTCTGTATCTTAATGGGGCAAAACTGACGGCAATGTATCCAGCCTCCGTGCTGTTTGATGGGCAAGCACTTAATATCAGCTTTTGTAACTATCAAAATACACTAGATTTTGGCATCATCGCCTGCCCCATCGCCCTGCCCAACATTGAAACACTGCCAACCCACCTAGAACAAGCATTGGTGCATTATGAGCAATTATCATGA
- a CDS encoding TerD family protein, producing MNETNHPMPLQRHFTPKTLNELGLIGSSLNISLSYQETIIAKSGMQKLLSKLPLMDKSPTTSMDLDLSCLLFDINHQFMEAIWYGRLRNDNQSIRHSGDALLGAKNFEQSLISQEEIRLRPDEFDPATHHLIFVLSSHHRQSVHLANKGVVQLSDNENNIADSVALSDLPESQAFILWHLHKHEQDWQVIAPMQPITTDFVRADGIEQLAWNIKQYLHNASNRW from the coding sequence ATGAACGAAACAAATCACCCAATGCCCTTACAACGCCATTTCACCCCCAAAACCCTCAATGAATTGGGTTTGATTGGCAGCAGTCTGAACATCAGTCTTAGCTATCAAGAAACCATCATCGCCAAAAGCGGTATGCAAAAACTGCTAAGCAAACTTCCCTTGATGGATAAATCACCCACCACCTCCATGGATTTGGATTTAAGCTGTTTGTTATTTGACATTAATCATCAGTTTATGGAGGCGATTTGGTATGGACGATTAAGAAATGACAACCAGAGCATTCGCCACAGCGGAGATGCCTTATTAGGTGCGAAAAATTTCGAACAAAGCCTGATTAGCCAAGAGGAGATTCGTCTGCGTCCTGATGAGTTTGACCCTGCCACCCATCATCTGATTTTTGTGCTATCTAGCCATCATCGCCAATCTGTTCATCTTGCCAATAAAGGTGTTGTACAGCTTAGCGATAACGAAAACAACATCGCTGATAGTGTGGCACTCAGTGACCTGCCAGAATCACAAGCGTTTATTTTATGGCATCTGCACAAACACGAACAAGACTGGCAAGTCATCGCACCCATGCAGCCCATAACAACTGATTTTGTTCGTGCTGATGGCATTGAACAGCTTGCTTGGAACATTAAGCAGTATTTACACAACGCCTCAAATCGCTGGTAA
- the hemF gene encoding oxygen-dependent coproporphyrinogen oxidase: MHSTAKFDERIAQVRAFLLELQTNIITALERQESLGGVDGKSDTKFIKDEWQRPEGGGGISCVLHDGKVIEKAGVMFSHIHINQMPASATTRHPQLAGAKAQALGVSLVVHPKNPHVPTSHANVRLFVATPDDGSEPIWWFGGGFDLTPFYPVLDDVKHWHQVAFDVCQPFGDGVYDQYKAWCDEYFYLKHRGECRGVGGLFYDDVNTASTGWDFEQCFDFMQAVGQGYIDGIIPIFAKRQNTPYTAEQRDFQLYRRGRYVEYNLVYDRGTLFGLQSNGRTESILVSMPPLAAWEYRFEPKIGTPEHELTDFYLKPKDWLSLSS; this comes from the coding sequence ATGCACAGCACCGCCAAATTTGACGAACGCATCGCCCAAGTTCGTGCATTTTTATTGGAGTTGCAGACCAATATCATCACCGCCCTAGAACGCCAGGAGTCTTTGGGAGGTGTTGATGGCAAAAGTGACACCAAATTCATCAAAGATGAATGGCAACGCCCAGAAGGCGGTGGCGGTATCTCTTGCGTACTTCATGATGGTAAGGTCATCGAAAAAGCAGGCGTGATGTTTAGTCATATTCACATCAATCAAATGCCAGCGTCCGCCACCACCAGACACCCTCAGTTGGCAGGAGCCAAAGCTCAGGCATTGGGTGTATCGTTGGTTGTTCACCCAAAAAACCCACATGTTCCCACCAGTCACGCCAATGTCCGACTGTTTGTTGCCACGCCCGATGATGGTAGCGAGCCGATTTGGTGGTTTGGCGGTGGTTTTGACTTGACACCATTTTATCCTGTGCTTGATGATGTCAAGCATTGGCATCAAGTGGCATTTGATGTCTGTCAGCCTTTTGGCGATGGGGTGTATGACCAGTACAAAGCATGGTGTGATGAATATTTTTATCTAAAACATCGTGGCGAGTGTCGTGGTGTGGGCGGGCTGTTCTATGATGATGTCAATACCGCCAGCACAGGGTGGGATTTTGAGCAATGTTTTGACTTCATGCAAGCGGTCGGTCAAGGCTATATTGACGGCATTATCCCCATCTTTGCCAAGCGTCAAAACACCCCTTACACTGCCGAACAACGAGACTTTCAGCTGTACCGACGAGGTCGTTATGTAGAATACAATCTGGTGTATGACCGTGGCACGCTGTTTGGTTTGCAGTCCAATGGTCGCACCGAATCCATCTTGGTAAGTATGCCACCACTAGCGGCCTGGGAGTATCGTTTTGAACCCAAGATTGGCACACCAGAGCATGAACTGACCGATTTTTATCTAAAACCAAAAGACTGGCTGTCTTTATCATCATAA
- a CDS encoding porin, which translates to MKKLVLATAIAALSVTAAQAAPTVYGKAFLTLDVNTSKVKGGEREDGRFTLNSNASRIGFKGSEALTGNTDLVYQLEYGIDVDADQDKNFRSRDTYLGVSNKQYGTLLAGRLSAIDGRVDYANVTDGAVLGGDNVLASFDSPRANNTFAYVAPTYNGITASAMYTLDENDTTDTLGRDAFGVAVQYEPENQPFRAGASYIRAGKNNQFTRVSGAFDATPAATIGALYQHGKYAAGKENAFTVSGQLKTQTPWTAYTQVDVVSDVEGVKDADTQRLVVGGKYAFNKATTGHIYGAYLNNETGSGETKTEVRSAGIGGGLEYKF; encoded by the coding sequence ATGAAAAAATTAGTTTTAGCAACTGCTATCGCAGCACTATCTGTTACTGCTGCACAAGCTGCACCAACTGTATATGGTAAAGCATTCCTTACCCTAGATGTAAACACCAGCAAGGTCAAAGGTGGCGAGCGTGAAGATGGTCGTTTTACGCTAAACTCAAATGCTTCTCGCATTGGCTTTAAAGGTTCAGAAGCTCTAACTGGCAATACTGATTTGGTTTATCAACTAGAATACGGCATTGATGTTGATGCTGACCAAGATAAAAACTTCCGTTCTCGTGACACTTACTTGGGTGTGAGCAATAAGCAATACGGTACACTATTGGCTGGTCGTCTAAGTGCCATCGATGGTCGTGTGGACTATGCTAATGTGACAGACGGTGCAGTATTGGGCGGTGACAATGTTCTAGCGTCATTCGACTCTCCTCGTGCTAACAACACTTTTGCTTATGTAGCACCTACTTATAATGGCATCACTGCATCTGCCATGTACACCCTAGATGAAAATGATACAACAGATACTTTGGGTCGTGATGCGTTCGGTGTGGCTGTTCAGTACGAGCCAGAAAATCAACCATTCCGTGCTGGTGCATCTTATATCCGTGCTGGCAAAAACAATCAATTCACTCGTGTGAGTGGTGCATTTGACGCAACCCCAGCAGCAACCATTGGTGCGTTGTATCAACACGGCAAATATGCAGCTGGTAAAGAAAATGCCTTTACTGTTAGCGGTCAGCTAAAAACCCAAACTCCATGGACTGCATACACCCAAGTTGATGTCGTGTCTGATGTAGAAGGCGTTAAAGATGCTGACACGCAACGCTTGGTTGTTGGTGGTAAATACGCATTCAACAAAGCAACCACAGGTCACATCTACGGTGCTTACCTAAATAACGAAACTGGTTCTGGCGAAACCAAAACCGAAGTTCGTAGTGCTGGCATCGGTGGCGGTCTAGAATACAAATTCTAA
- a CDS encoding 1-deoxy-D-xylulose-5-phosphate synthase, which yields MPDLAQNTNLSHQAKVFQELPTVRPDTPILDTVASPADLKQLSQHQLLQLADELRAYLLYSTGVSGGHFGANLGVVELTVALHTVLDTPYDKLVWDVGHQAYAHKVLTGRREQLPSIRSKGGLTAFPECSESEYDTFGVGHSSTSISAALGMSLASRLLGESRKVAAVIGDGAMTGGMAFEAMNDAVQQNADLLVVLNDNDMSISQAIGGFSRHLAKLWQRGLAMDIDKHGNILMTKRDISTDDRRIRHYLHMANEALEDVSSRLPSKIGEKLGEIFSGTPLSPLPDKIAEKIGDKLFADNLFKAIGFTYLGPFDGHDLPKLMTVLERAKNLTGAVLVHVHTVKGKGFLPAEADPIGYHAIGKLPKADSSSDKAHTVTTPKKKYSQVFGDWLMHTASSDDMLVAITPAMAEGSGMVEYAKAYPQRFFDVAIAEQHAVTLAAGMATSGRIKPVVAIYSTFLQRGYDQFIHDVALQNLDVTFAIDRAGLVGEDGATHAGVFDLAYLRCIPNVIIATPSDEHECHQLLNTCYRHQGTAAVRYPRGEGVGRVVGCDDEHFAIGQASVVWQTDDFEQLADDKFAVLAFGTRLHDALAASQDFIKQNHIPMTVVDMRWVKPLDSQLIDTLIRQGVTRFITVEEHQITGGAGSAVNEYLVKVGYAGKITNIGIEDTFIAHASHAEQLAQCGLNQAGILHRLNQLTKKSADN from the coding sequence ATGCCAGATTTAGCCCAGAACACCAACCTTTCCCATCAAGCCAAAGTCTTTCAAGAGCTGCCAACCGTGCGTCCTGATACGCCAATTTTGGACACGGTGGCGTCACCTGCTGATTTAAAGCAGTTATCCCAACATCAGCTATTACAGCTTGCCGATGAACTGCGAGCTTATCTGTTGTATTCAACAGGGGTGAGTGGTGGACATTTTGGGGCGAATTTGGGCGTGGTTGAATTGACAGTGGCGTTGCATACAGTCCTAGATACGCCTTATGATAAGCTGGTGTGGGATGTTGGGCATCAAGCCTATGCGCATAAAGTGCTAACAGGTCGCCGTGAGCAATTACCCAGCATTCGCTCAAAAGGAGGTTTGACCGCTTTTCCAGAGTGCAGCGAAAGCGAGTATGATACTTTTGGGGTGGGGCATTCGTCCACATCAATTTCAGCAGCGTTGGGCATGAGCTTGGCGTCTAGACTGCTTGGCGAATCTCGCAAAGTAGCGGCAGTGATTGGCGATGGTGCGATGACAGGTGGCATGGCGTTTGAGGCGATGAATGACGCCGTTCAGCAAAACGCTGATTTATTGGTGGTGCTGAACGATAATGACATGTCAATTTCACAGGCAATCGGTGGATTTAGTCGTCATTTGGCAAAGTTATGGCAACGAGGGTTGGCGATGGATATTGACAAGCATGGCAATATCTTGATGACCAAGCGAGACATTTCGACTGATGACCGTCGCATTCGCCACTATTTGCACATGGCTAATGAGGCCTTAGAAGATGTATCAAGCCGTCTGCCTAGCAAGATTGGCGAAAAATTGGGTGAGATTTTTAGTGGTACGCCACTATCGCCTTTACCTGATAAGATTGCCGAAAAGATTGGCGATAAATTATTTGCTGATAATCTATTTAAAGCGATTGGCTTTACTTATCTTGGGCCGTTTGATGGGCATGATTTACCCAAGCTGATGACCGTGCTTGAACGAGCCAAAAATCTGACAGGAGCGGTGTTGGTGCATGTGCATACGGTCAAGGGTAAGGGATTTTTGCCAGCCGAAGCCGACCCCATTGGCTATCATGCGATTGGCAAGCTGCCCAAGGCGGATTCATCATCTGATAAAGCTCATACCGTCACTACTCCTAAGAAAAAATATTCCCAAGTATTTGGCGATTGGCTCATGCACACCGCCAGCAGTGATGATATGCTGGTTGCCATTACACCTGCCATGGCAGAGGGTTCTGGCATGGTTGAATATGCCAAAGCCTATCCGCAGCGTTTTTTTGATGTGGCGATTGCTGAGCAGCACGCCGTGACTTTGGCGGCAGGTATGGCAACCAGCGGTCGTATCAAGCCCGTGGTGGCGATTTATTCCACCTTCTTACAGCGTGGCTATGACCAGTTCATTCACGATGTGGCATTACAAAATCTTGATGTGACTTTTGCCATTGATAGAGCAGGGCTGGTAGGCGAAGATGGAGCGACACACGCAGGTGTGTTTGATTTGGCATATTTACGCTGTATTCCCAATGTCATCATTGCCACACCAAGCGATGAGCATGAATGCCATCAACTGCTAAACACTTGTTATCGCCATCAAGGCACAGCAGCGGTGCGTTATCCTCGTGGCGAAGGTGTGGGTAGGGTTGTCGGCTGTGATGATGAGCATTTTGCCATCGGACAAGCAAGCGTGGTCTGGCAGACAGATGACTTTGAACAACTGGCAGATGATAAATTTGCTGTACTGGCTTTTGGTACCCGTTTGCATGACGCATTGGCAGCCAGTCAAGATTTTATCAAGCAAAACCATATACCGATGACGGTGGTGGACATGCGTTGGGTTAAACCGCTGGACAGCCAGCTTATCGATACGCTCATTCGTCAGGGAGTGACACGGTTTATCACGGTTGAAGAACACCAAATCACAGGCGGTGCAGGTTCGGCAGTGAATGAGTATCTGGTCAAGGTAGGCTATGCAGGTAAGATAACTAATATTGGCATTGAAGATACATTCATTGCTCATGCCAGTCATGCTGAGCAGCTTGCCCAGTGCGGTCTGAATCAAGCAGGTATTTTACATCGCCTAAATCAGCTGACCAAAAAATCTGCTGATAACTGA
- the ruvC gene encoding crossover junction endodeoxyribonuclease RuvC — MTLIIGIDPGSRMTGYGIIHTQGDKISYLDAGTIRTNSANISERIAQIFGGVTRIVKHYQKYSDTPMHAAIEQVFMASNPDSALKLGQARGAAIAALTALDLSVSEYTARQIKQAVCGYGAADKEQVSAMVCRILSLQVTPQADAADGLACAICHAHSSHSMHKLLGNTALLGRSSSKKKGRWRLADDDLLLFKNKHQTNDE, encoded by the coding sequence ATGACACTTATCATCGGCATCGATCCAGGCTCTCGCATGACAGGCTATGGCATCATTCATACACAAGGCGATAAAATCAGCTACCTAGATGCAGGCACGATTCGCACCAATAGTGCCAATATCAGCGAACGCATTGCTCAGATTTTTGGTGGCGTAACTCGCATTGTTAAGCACTATCAAAAATATAGTGACACACCCATGCACGCCGCCATTGAGCAGGTTTTTATGGCATCAAATCCAGACTCCGCCCTCAAACTAGGGCAAGCCCGAGGGGCAGCCATTGCCGCCCTAACCGCTTTGGATTTAAGCGTTTCCGAATACACTGCACGACAAATTAAACAGGCGGTCTGCGGTTATGGTGCTGCTGATAAAGAACAGGTCAGTGCGATGGTTTGTCGCATTTTATCACTGCAAGTCACGCCACAAGCAGATGCAGCGGACGGTTTAGCCTGTGCCATTTGTCATGCTCATTCTAGTCATTCCATGCACAAACTGCTGGGCAATACCGCCCTACTGGGTCGCAGCAGTAGCAAGAAAAAAGGTCGCTGGCGGTTGGCTGATGATGATTTGTTGCTATTTAAAAACAAACATCAGACCAATGATGAATAA
- a CDS encoding inositol monophosphatase family protein, with the protein MEPMVVMAAQAAQKVGREILKAHQNRHRLDLAVESKGLDGLVTQIDRYAEELTIATLKESYPNHSYLGEEFGLQEGKGHDAEWCWVIDPIDGTQNFVHGVPHFCVSIAAQKNGVTEHGVVYDPVRDELFSASRGKGALMNQRRLTVSDRKTISGGLFTTGHPYERMIDGVRTSFARQHFASLQAICENGGQVRRLGSAALDLCYVAAGRFDGYFEMSIKPWDIAAGELIVNEARGVVVDHKGANNAMHTGSIFACNMKLLKPLMQTVIPTWENALIG; encoded by the coding sequence ATGGAACCGATGGTTGTCATGGCGGCACAAGCTGCCCAAAAAGTAGGTCGTGAGATTTTAAAAGCCCACCAAAACCGCCACCGCCTAGATTTGGCAGTGGAGTCAAAAGGTTTGGACGGTTTGGTAACACAAATTGACCGTTATGCCGAAGAGCTGACCATTGCTACCCTAAAAGAAAGCTATCCAAATCATTCTTATCTGGGCGAAGAATTTGGCTTGCAAGAAGGCAAGGGGCATGATGCTGAGTGGTGCTGGGTGATTGACCCAATTGATGGCACTCAAAATTTTGTGCATGGTGTGCCACATTTTTGTGTTTCCATCGCCGCCCAAAAAAATGGCGTAACCGAACATGGCGTAGTTTACGACCCTGTGCGTGATGAGCTGTTTTCTGCCAGTCGTGGCAAGGGTGCATTGATGAATCAGCGTCGATTGACCGTCAGCGACCGCAAGACCATCTCAGGCGGTTTGTTTACCACAGGACATCCTTATGAACGCATGATTGATGGCGTACGCACCAGTTTTGCTCGTCAGCATTTTGCCAGCTTACAAGCCATCTGTGAAAATGGCGGTCAGGTTCGTCGCTTGGGTTCAGCGGCACTTGACCTATGTTATGTGGCGGCAGGGCGTTTTGATGGTTATTTTGAGATGAGCATCAAGCCTTGGGATATTGCTGCTGGCGAATTGATTGTGAATGAGGCTCGTGGTGTGGTGGTTGACCATAAGGGTGCAAATAATGCCATGCACACAGGCTCTATTTTTGCTTGCAACATGAAATTATTAAAGCCACTAATGCAGACCGTCATTCCTACTTGGGAAAATGCTTTGATTGGCTAA
- a CDS encoding META and DUF4377 domain-containing protein, whose translation MNHLHRPAKSDTLVPKSIFLLLASSLIASMSFSACHQVGDSVSGAIQDGQKSSQVVQTKHDISSQAMLADIQTLMDYEWVLVKAQKQGADIQTLSSVINQKQSILRFDEQNISYSLGCNTYAGDYQLTQGKLTLGAMMSTQMFCDDLSSIENKFHQRLQNSVLTITKDSHGETATLTQTNGVEILTWQGKLTPTAKFGDPVLLFWEIQPQTVYCVDKQGHNQQCLRVRNVHYDELGIKTGAGAWRNFYGQIEGYQHDSSLRQIIRIKAFNHPKPHHEPVYLFDMAVETELVK comes from the coding sequence ATGAATCATCTGCATAGACCTGCTAAATCTGATACGCTTGTTCCCAAGTCAATCTTTTTGTTGCTTGCCAGTTCGCTGATTGCCAGTATGTCATTTAGTGCTTGCCATCAGGTTGGCGATAGTGTCAGCGGAGCAATTCAAGATGGACAAAAATCCAGTCAAGTCGTGCAAACCAAACACGATATCAGCAGTCAAGCGATGTTGGCAGATATTCAGACCTTGATGGATTATGAATGGGTTTTGGTCAAGGCACAAAAACAAGGGGCGGATATTCAGACTCTTTCATCGGTCATCAATCAAAAACAATCGATATTAAGATTTGATGAACAAAACATCTCTTATTCTTTGGGTTGTAATACCTATGCGGGCGATTATCAGCTCACGCAGGGAAAATTAACGCTTGGTGCCATGATGTCCACGCAGATGTTTTGTGATGACCTAAGCAGTATTGAAAATAAATTCCATCAAAGATTACAAAATAGCGTCCTAACCATCACTAAGGACAGTCATGGCGAAACAGCAACCCTAACTCAGACAAATGGTGTTGAGATTTTGACTTGGCAGGGTAAGCTGACACCCACCGCCAAATTTGGCGACCCTGTCTTGCTATTTTGGGAGATTCAGCCACAGACCGTCTATTGTGTGGATAAACAAGGTCATAATCAGCAGTGTTTGCGGGTGCGTAATGTGCATTATGATGAGCTTGGTATCAAAACAGGGGCTGGGGCATGGCGAAACTTTTATGGACAGATTGAGGGTTATCAGCACGACAGCAGTTTACGCCAAATCATACGCATTAAGGCGTTTAACCACCCAAAACCACATCACGAGCCTGTGTATTTGTTTGACATGGCGGTGGAGACAGAATTGGTTAAGTGA